In Spirochaetales bacterium, a single genomic region encodes these proteins:
- a CDS encoding PIN domain-containing protein — translation MSGDSPVCFCWQVFNGFIRIGTNRRVFKNPLTIGETVRRVTSWLDQPCVRLINPTANHWTLFAEMLSAGQAAANLASDAHLAALACEHGCTLYSTDADFSRFPRLKWKHPFGEKA, via the coding sequence TTGTCGGGAGATTCCCCCGTCTGTTTCTGCTGGCAGGTTTTCAATGGATTCATACGTATCGGAACAAACCGGCGTGTCTTTAAGAATCCCCTCACTATCGGAGAGACCGTCCGGCGGGTGACATCATGGCTCGACCAGCCGTGTGTCCGGCTCATCAATCCCACGGCCAACCATTGGACGCTGTTCGCGGAAATGCTTTCCGCAGGACAGGCCGCCGCCAATCTCGCGAGCGACGCGCATCTTGCGGCGCTCGCCTGCGAACACGGCTGCACGCTTTATTCGACGGACGCAGATTTCAGCCGTTTCCCGCGGCTCAAGTGGAAACACCCCTTCGGGGAAAAGGCGTGA
- a CDS encoding helix-turn-helix transcriptional regulator, with protein sequence MQHIIFFYLIVCFGIVTGSVFVFAIFYFKYKLSIINYYMLLFACFVVRLFIFLHTYYMESIITTEVTVKIANLIARFVWSSFFTVVLSLFYFHLVEKKITIAKKAVIASVFLLQYFFIILPFLSNTTIVDVYDSLKRIFIYANNSLLAVFLLYFFVNAILGYDSIESSLSRKLVKVNCGLLIILVPVLIIDILEKGGTTDFLPNGLLLIYLYSAAYSIIHIRLFYDYFIKRIEISVNLGMVPESFIASNKITNRETDIIKLLIDNYTYRKIADSLFISERTVECHVSNIYKKAHVKSKAELLELIKVFESIN encoded by the coding sequence ATGCAGCATATCATTTTCTTTTATTTAATCGTATGTTTCGGTATCGTGACCGGTTCCGTTTTTGTTTTCGCGATATTCTATTTCAAATACAAACTTTCGATCATCAACTATTATATGCTGCTCTTTGCCTGTTTTGTCGTGAGGTTGTTCATATTCCTTCATACCTATTATATGGAGTCGATTATCACCACGGAGGTAACCGTTAAAATCGCCAACCTTATCGCACGGTTTGTGTGGAGTTCCTTTTTTACCGTCGTTCTTTCCCTCTTTTATTTTCATCTTGTCGAAAAAAAAATCACGATTGCGAAAAAGGCCGTTATTGCATCGGTATTCCTTCTTCAGTATTTTTTCATCATACTGCCGTTTCTTTCCAATACGACAATTGTCGATGTCTATGATTCCCTGAAAAGGATATTCATCTACGCGAACAATTCCCTTTTGGCGGTTTTTCTGCTTTATTTCTTCGTCAACGCGATTTTAGGCTACGACAGTATCGAATCCTCGTTATCCAGAAAACTCGTAAAAGTGAACTGCGGACTCCTCATCATCCTTGTCCCCGTCCTCATCATCGACATTCTGGAAAAGGGGGGAACGACCGATTTCCTGCCGAACGGTCTGCTTCTCATCTATCTCTACAGCGCCGCCTACAGTATCATCCACATCAGGCTGTTTTACGATTATTTTATCAAACGAATCGAAATTTCCGTCAACCTGGGCATGGTTCCCGAATCCTTTATCGCGTCGAACAAGATAACGAACAGGGAAACCGATATTATCAAACTCCTCATCGACAACTACACCTACAGGAAAATCGCGGATTCACTCTTCATCTCCGAACGGACGGTCGAGTGTCATGTCTCGAATATCTACAAAAAAGCACACGTTAAAAGCAAAGCCGAACTCCTCGAACTGATCAAGGTTTTCGAATCCATTAATTAA
- a CDS encoding PEGA domain-containing protein codes for MNKSMKTYCLLAVLFMFVLSNVFAQGVYEVRIKSNVNGAKIYIDGDYKGEAPLTVSVSRGSHRIRATSPGYKDAETTINITKNTTFSIDLEKAGRDDESQMFSVRIKSNVNGAKIYIDDRYMDEAPATIRVSKGRHSMRVTANGYEDYTTTINITRNTTLSADLKKAIRFYNLRIDANVKRARVYINGRQEEGYAPVNVKLEQGRYAIEVRKRGYSPYEVTVVLDRDTKIDARLKPSQPGVVIIVPDNILNRDLNKPEMRIDVFVDGKKQKDLDFDVERGRHVIRIETGALALEKELNFRDGVLYEIRLGFDMNVSEED; via the coding sequence ATGAATAAATCAATGAAGACATACTGTTTACTTGCCGTTCTCTTCATGTTCGTGCTTTCGAATGTGTTCGCCCAGGGGGTGTATGAGGTAAGGATCAAGTCGAATGTCAATGGTGCAAAAATCTACATCGACGGTGATTATAAAGGCGAAGCACCCCTCACCGTTTCAGTAAGCAGGGGATCGCATAGAATACGTGCGACATCACCGGGTTATAAGGATGCCGAAACGACGATCAATATAACAAAAAACACGACATTTTCGATTGATCTTGAAAAAGCAGGCCGTGATGATGAAAGCCAGATGTTCAGTGTCCGGATCAAATCGAATGTCAATGGTGCAAAAATTTATATTGACGACAGATACATGGATGAAGCACCGGCAACAATCAGGGTTTCGAAGGGAAGACATTCCATGCGAGTGACAGCCAACGGATATGAAGACTATACAACGACTATCAATATTACACGGAATACAACGTTGAGTGCCGATCTTAAAAAGGCGATACGCTTTTACAACCTCAGGATCGACGCGAACGTCAAGAGAGCCCGCGTCTATATAAACGGAAGGCAGGAAGAAGGGTACGCACCGGTCAATGTGAAGCTCGAACAGGGAAGGTACGCGATCGAGGTGAGGAAACGGGGATATTCGCCCTACGAAGTGACCGTCGTCCTCGACAGGGACACCAAGATAGACGCCAGACTCAAACCGTCGCAGCCCGGCGTGGTCATCATCGTCCCCGACAATATCCTGAACCGCGATCTCAACAAACCGGAGATGCGGATCGACGTGTTCGTGGACGGTAAAAAACAGAAGGACCTCGACTTCGATGTCGAACGTGGCAGACACGTGATCAGGATCGAAACGGGCGCGCTGGCGCTCGAAAAAGAGCTGAATTTCAGGGACGGCGTCCTCTATGAAATAAGGCTCGGCTTTGACATGAACGTTTCGGAGGAAGACTGA
- a CDS encoding gamma carbonic anhydrase family protein — protein MLYCNRKTAEVRITGTSVPAERRNSLIIPFGHRTPLTDGAVFIAPNASIVGQVVLGENVSIWFGAVLRADFEEIRIGCNTNIQDNTVLHVDKGFPLTVGDYVTVGHGAVLHGCTIGGGCIVGMGAVILNGAVIGENSIVGAGALVTERDVFPPGSLIVGHPAVLKRPLKPALVNHLKDAAVSYVEKAREAVKACR, from the coding sequence ATGTTATACTGTAACCGTAAGACCGCGGAAGTCCGGATTACCGGAACAAGCGTTCCGGCAGAAAGGAGGAACTCCCTGATCATCCCTTTTGGGCATAGAACCCCCCTCACGGACGGGGCGGTCTTTATCGCCCCGAACGCATCGATCGTCGGGCAGGTCGTTCTTGGAGAGAATGTCTCGATCTGGTTCGGGGCCGTGCTTCGGGCGGATTTCGAGGAAATCCGGATCGGCTGTAACACCAATATTCAGGACAATACCGTGCTTCATGTGGATAAGGGCTTTCCTCTTACGGTCGGAGACTACGTGACCGTGGGCCACGGGGCGGTCCTTCACGGCTGCACGATCGGCGGCGGCTGTATCGTCGGCATGGGTGCCGTGATCCTGAACGGCGCCGTCATCGGCGAAAACTCGATTGTCGGGGCGGGGGCGCTGGTGACGGAACGGGATGTTTTCCCGCCCGGGTCCCTCATCGTCGGTCATCCGGCAGTGCTGAAGCGGCCGCTCAAGCCGGCACTCGTCAATCACCTCAAAGACGCAGCCGTCTCCTACGTGGAAAAGGCGCGCGAAGCGGTAAAAGCATGCCGGTAG
- a CDS encoding sugar ABC transporter permease YjfF (membrane component of a putative sugar ABC transporter system), whose protein sequence is LGIGIAFGLLQGYLIAYLEIQPFIITLAGLFLAKGLLTTLHKNPINVTMTAFVSLRDFKMVIPWLGTENRLGVFIPCEIKPGVIVVVVLVVLLAVLMKWTRFGRNVYAVGGNEQSAMMLGINVKRTKFFSYVLCGLTAGIAGFVFIMTTGAGNVGNAALFELKAIASNIIGGTLLNGGVGNLLGSPIGTLTLLIINELIRASGVHSNFQAIVSGLLLYLFIVLQSVVMSLRDRRKFRLALPPWLTFRLPPWLKGKKKAGNQG, encoded by the coding sequence GCTGGGCATAGGTATCGCGTTTGGTCTCTTGCAGGGATATCTCATTGCCTATCTTGAGATACAGCCATTTATCATAACGCTGGCAGGGTTGTTCTTGGCGAAGGGACTGCTGACGACACTCCACAAAAATCCGATCAACGTGACCATGACTGCTTTCGTTTCCTTGAGGGATTTTAAAATGGTGATTCCTTGGCTTGGCACGGAAAACAGGCTGGGCGTTTTCATCCCGTGTGAAATCAAACCAGGCGTCATAGTTGTGGTGGTCCTTGTTGTCCTCCTCGCCGTCCTTATGAAGTGGACGCGTTTCGGGCGCAATGTCTACGCTGTTGGCGGCAACGAGCAGAGTGCTATGATGCTCGGTATCAACGTAAAGAGAACGAAATTCTTCTCATACGTGCTTTGCGGATTGACAGCCGGTATCGCGGGCTTTGTGTTCATCATGACAACAGGAGCCGGCAATGTCGGAAATGCGGCGTTGTTCGAATTAAAAGCAATAGCCTCGAATATAATAGGCGGCACGCTGCTCAACGGCGGCGTGGGGAACCTGCTTGGCTCACCAATAGGCACACTGACCCTTCTTATAATCAACGAACTGATCCGTGCATCGGGTGTCCACTCAAACTTTCAAGCGATAGTAAGCGGGCTCTTACTGTATCTCTTCATTGTGCTGCAAAGCGTCGTTATGTCGTTGCGTGACAGGAGGAAATTCAGACTTGCTCTACCGCCCTGGCTGACGTTCCGGCTACCGCCCTGGCTGAAGGGCAAGAAAAAGGCCGGGAACCAAGGGTAG
- a CDS encoding IPT/TIG domain-containing protein — protein sequence MKNTLAFLLFFLCTVALFSQPVIDSIDPVSGSVGTIVTVSGSGFSAENNTVSFQDADMDAIWEVRIPASSSDGNTIRFTVPEYINPECYYDTPPCAAPSIQTQPGPFFIWVETSSGKSTIKQFDVTAAATPAPPSSSPPPGDYSLSVTLSGITSTNVTVTVNPPGSTNTYPIFVTYTEPTNVTLTANDYTLPDGSVEAFTQWSGDLAESTNPITILVDELKTVTAVYVHGDPTPPPEDRLGDVDGSGRIDIVDALLVAQYYVGLIQTFAVPQNADVNCDGNVTIIDALLIARYYVGILDEFCKG from the coding sequence ATGAAAAACACACTCGCTTTTTTATTATTTTTTTTATGTACCGTCGCTCTCTTTTCCCAGCCCGTCATCGATTCAATCGATCCCGTTTCGGGTTCGGTAGGGACCATAGTGACGGTAAGTGGCAGCGGTTTCTCTGCCGAAAACAACACCGTCTCCTTCCAGGACGCGGATATGGACGCTATCTGGGAGGTGAGAATTCCGGCATCTTCTTCGGACGGAAACACCATACGCTTTACCGTACCGGAATACATCAATCCCGAATGCTATTATGATACGCCGCCCTGTGCCGCGCCCTCGATACAGACCCAGCCCGGACCGTTTTTCATATGGGTTGAAACATCTTCGGGGAAAAGCACTATAAAGCAGTTCGACGTGACCGCTGCGGCAACACCGGCGCCACCCTCAAGCTCCCCGCCGCCGGGAGACTATTCACTTTCGGTGACGCTTTCGGGCATCACGAGTACCAATGTCACCGTGACGGTCAACCCGCCCGGCTCCACGAACACCTACCCGATTTTCGTCACCTATACCGAACCGACCAACGTGACTCTCACGGCGAACGATTACACATTACCCGACGGTTCCGTCGAGGCCTTCACACAGTGGTCGGGGGACCTGGCAGAATCAACCAACCCGATTACGATTCTGGTCGACGAATTGAAAACCGTGACCGCCGTGTATGTACATGGCGACCCGACACCGCCCCCAGAGGACCGTCTCGGTGACGTCGACGGGAGTGGAAGAATCGATATCGTCGACGCGCTTCTGGTCGCGCAGTACTACGTGGGGTTGATCCAGACCTTCGCGGTTCCGCAGAACGCGGATGTCAATTGCGACGGGAACGTCACGATTATCGACGCCCTTCTCATTGCCCGGTATTACGTAGGGATCCTCGATGAGTTTTGCAAAGGGTAA
- a CDS encoding creatininase family protein, which translates to MRWETLTASGIKDAIKKTGGLCILPLGVLEKHGNHLPVGTDMFIIHSVACRAAEKEPAVVFPPHIYTQIFEARHEPGAIAIGRTLMQDLLENICDEIARNGFKKIYLLNGHGGNVHFLSYFTECMLEKEKPYTIYFSGYGLDVLYEEIKKTMESELSYHAGEIETSIMMAIYPELVKSANIPSSPAYPLGRQHLHAGVSTPIGWYADFPDHYAGDARPSTAKKGEQILERCIDYVVSVIGAIKKDKTIPKLIKKYRSSISH; encoded by the coding sequence ATGCGATGGGAAACCCTTACCGCGTCCGGAATAAAAGACGCGATTAAAAAAACCGGGGGACTCTGCATCCTCCCGCTGGGCGTCCTTGAAAAACACGGCAACCACCTTCCCGTCGGTACCGATATGTTCATCATCCACAGTGTCGCCTGCCGGGCCGCGGAAAAGGAACCGGCGGTCGTGTTTCCCCCACATATCTACACCCAGATCTTCGAGGCCCGGCACGAGCCGGGAGCGATCGCGATCGGACGCACTCTCATGCAGGACCTGCTCGAAAACATTTGTGACGAGATCGCGCGCAACGGATTCAAGAAAATATACCTTCTGAACGGCCACGGGGGCAACGTACATTTTCTTTCGTACTTCACGGAATGTATGCTTGAAAAGGAAAAACCCTACACCATCTATTTTTCCGGCTACGGCCTCGATGTGTTGTATGAGGAGATTAAAAAAACCATGGAAAGCGAATTGAGTTACCACGCGGGGGAAATCGAAACGAGTATAATGATGGCCATTTACCCCGAACTGGTAAAAAGTGCGAACATCCCCTCATCGCCTGCTTATCCCCTCGGCAGGCAACATCTTCACGCAGGGGTGTCCACCCCCATCGGATGGTATGCCGATTTTCCCGACCATTACGCGGGGGACGCGCGGCCGTCGACCGCAAAAAAGGGTGAACAAATCCTCGAACGCTGCATCGATTATGTGGTATCCGTGATCGGGGCGATCAAAAAAGACAAAACCATCCCCAAACTCATAAAAAAGTATCGATCCTCGATTTCCCACTAA
- a CDS encoding DUF21 domain-containing protein produces the protein MEYIIVAILLVFSGVFSGLTIGMFSLNLSELKRKSRLGSKDAAKVVKIRSNGYLLLCTLLVGNVAVNSAMAIFLGSIASGIVAGIISTALIVTFGEIVPQALFTRFALSAGAKLVWLIRIFIVLTFPVSAPLAWLLTKILGTEQPTIWKKQEIIEIIKEHEDSPSSLIDEEEEKILLGALSFSDKTAKQVMTPRTVVFSLDAHRVLDKNVCDEIKTRGFTRIPVFENTIDNIIGLLFVKDLICPGFEHIRKIGEVCNREKRLFVQADTKLDILLNRFIQAKLHLAIVYDEYGNFIGIVTLEDVIEEIINAEIVDEMDRIIDMQKMAKELYKKRMTE, from the coding sequence ATGGAATATATAATTGTCGCTATCCTGCTCGTATTCTCGGGCGTTTTTTCCGGACTCACCATCGGGATGTTCAGTCTCAACCTGTCCGAACTTAAAAGAAAAAGCAGGCTCGGCAGTAAAGACGCGGCAAAGGTGGTAAAAATAAGGAGCAACGGGTATCTTCTCCTCTGCACTCTTCTTGTCGGGAATGTGGCGGTCAACTCGGCCATGGCCATTTTTTTGGGCAGTATCGCCTCAGGGATCGTCGCGGGCATCATCTCGACAGCCCTCATCGTCACGTTCGGTGAAATCGTCCCCCAGGCTCTTTTCACGCGGTTCGCGCTATCGGCGGGGGCGAAACTCGTCTGGCTTATCCGGATTTTCATCGTCCTCACCTTTCCGGTCAGCGCGCCGCTTGCGTGGCTCTTGACGAAAATACTCGGTACAGAACAACCGACAATCTGGAAAAAACAGGAAATAATCGAAATCATTAAGGAACACGAAGATTCGCCGTCGTCACTGATCGATGAAGAAGAAGAAAAAATACTGCTCGGCGCCCTTTCGTTCTCCGACAAAACGGCGAAGCAGGTCATGACACCGCGGACCGTCGTCTTTTCCCTCGACGCGCACCGCGTCCTCGACAAAAACGTCTGTGATGAAATCAAGACAAGGGGATTTACCCGGATACCGGTCTTCGAGAACACGATCGACAACATTATCGGGCTTCTCTTTGTCAAAGACCTTATCTGTCCCGGTTTCGAACATATCCGGAAGATCGGGGAGGTGTGCAACAGGGAAAAGCGTCTTTTTGTCCAGGCTGACACGAAACTGGACATCCTTTTGAACCGGTTCATACAGGCGAAACTCCACCTGGCAATCGTCTACGACGAGTACGGGAACTTCATTGGTATCGTGACACTGGAAGACGTCATCGAAGAGATCATCAACGCGGAAATCGTCGATGAAATGGACAGGATCATCGACATGCAGAAAATGGCAAAAGAACTCTACAAAAAGCGTATGACCGAATGA